ATTGACTGGCTCAACCAGAACGTCCCCTGGCTCACCGGGTCCTTCGAATACCTTGCCGGAGTGCTCGGCACCGTCTGGGGGTGGATCACCGCCATCCCTGACGCCGTCGGCAGCGCCTGGCAGGGCCTCACCGATCATCCTCTCTGGAAGATCGCCGAGAGCGTCTTCAGGCTCACCCCCATCGGAATGAGCTTCACCGCCGCCGAGCTGGGAGCCAACGCCGCAAAAGACATGCTCGCCTCTACCGCAGTGACCACCGCAAACACCTCGACCACCGTGATCAACACCGAGTACAAAGTCAATGTCGGCGACATCCGCACCGAGAAACTCGACGAGGGCCAGGTAGAGCAGATCATCACCACCGCCACCAGGAAAGCCAGCAAACAGACCGAGCGCAACCTGACCCGCCAGATCAAGGGCGCCACGATCTGACCTCTCTTTTTATCGCCTATCCCCTGACCCATCACACATGCCGGATCAGATCCTCCTCGGTGGCCACCAGTTCACCGCGGTCAAAACCCTCGACCTCACGCGGGACGCCGCGGCGCCAAAACATCCCCTGGAAAGTGGCTCTGACGTCAGCGACCACGTCTCCCTCAATCCCGCCACCTTCGAAATCGAGTTTGAACTCATGCGCGACCCGGACGAGTACGCCACCCTCGAATCGCTGCATGTGGCCAGACAGCCCATTCGTCTCGTCACGCCGCACGGGGTCTTCGACAACGTCGTCCTCCTCAAGCTCAGCGACCAGTACGGGAAGGCCACCAACACCACGAAGGCAACCGTCTCACTGCAGCAGGTCCTGATCGTCGAAACCCAGACCGTCACGATATCGTCGGGCCTGACCGACGCAAAGACCCTCGCAGAGGAGCAGTTCCCCGGGGGATACACAGTGCGGACCCTCGCCCTGATCCCCATCGACAAGACGGACCTGACCACCCCGTCAGAGAACGAGGCATGGAAGGACACCATGAACCTTTGGGCGAAGAGCGACAACGGCACCCTCGGGTTCGGCGGCAAATTCTACGATGCCCTGGCGATGTGATATGGCAGAACTCTATAGACTCCCGATCGATCGCGATATCGGACTCTCCCAGCAGGTCAGATTCAAGGTCTCAGGCGAGGCGTACGTCGCATACCTCCGCCAGGTCCCGACCCTCATCGACGACCCCATCACCCAGGAGGAGATGTACCTCCCCTGGATCCGGTACATCTACACATTCAGAGACGCCTACTCGGACGAGGCGTACGTCACCATCAGGATCGTCCGCATCAGTGACGGGGCGACAGTCCTCCTCACCCGTATCTGTCGTCTCACCCCCGTCGTGGCCCGTGACCCCGACACCCACCAGGTCCTCATGACCCTCTTCGCCCTCTCCGCGACGGAGGTGTGGATAGGAACATGACGACGCAGCTCTGGAACCGATACACCTCCCTGCAGGTCGGCCAGGTCCTCATCCCTGCTAGGACCCTCGATATCGACTTCACCGTCGACAGCGCCGACAGCACCAGCGCGGCAGGCACCGCGGAGATCACGATCTACAACCTCAGCCAGGACACCCGGGCCCAGCTTGCCGCCGACCAGGCAGTCACCCTCGACGCAGGGTATGCCGGCAACCACGGCACCATCTTCCTCGGGTCCGTCGACAACGTCGAAGACGAGATCGACGGCCAGGACACAAAGACTATCATCCTCTGCACGAGCAGCGACTTCCCGACCTCTGCCGAGCCGAGGACCTACCCGGCCGGCACTCCCATCCGGCAGATCGTCTCCGACGCCTTCGCCGCCGCCGACGTCCCGACCGGATACATCGACGACCAGGAGGCAGTCACGCCATACGAGTACACCAGCGACCCGAGCATCGCCGCCACTCTGCAGTGGTGCGCCCAGCAGTGCAGCGGCAGCGACGACACCGCCGACGAGAAGAAGCCGTTCAGGTTCTTTGTCGAGGGCGGGGCAGGCTACTTCGTCCCTGCAGACTACTCCCGTCCCGTCACCGAGGCCATCGTCGCCTCGTCGGCGACCGGCCTCATCAGCACCAAGAAGGCCGACCCCGACGACGGCGCCTACGATCGCATCATCACCTGCCTCCTCACCTGGCAGGTCGCCGTCAACAGCGTGATCCGCCTCGCCTCCAGGATCCCCGGGGCATCAGGCGACTACCGGGCGATCTCGTATTCGCATGACAGCACCGACTACACCACCGAACTCAAGGTGAAAACAGCATGATCGCCCAGGCTCTCACCACCCTCATAGACGGCAAGATCGCCAGGCTCAACACCCTTGACCCGGCCATCGTCACCGGCGTCGACCTCGACGCCTGGACTGTCAACGTCCGCCTGAAGCACCGCAGACGGGGCCGGGAGATCACCCTCAGCGCCGTCCCGGTCGCCCCCCAGCGCTTCGGCGCCGGCGCCCTCTGGATTGCCCCTGCCGTCGGGGACATAGTCCTCGTCGCGTACTCTCACTACGACCTCAAAAAGCAGCTCAAGAACCTCGATATCGTCGACGTCAACGAGGAGATCG
This genomic window from Methanofollis sp. contains:
- a CDS encoding phage baseplate protein — protein: MPDQILLGGHQFTAVKTLDLTRDAAAPKHPLESGSDVSDHVSLNPATFEIEFELMRDPDEYATLESLHVARQPIRLVTPHGVFDNVVLLKLSDQYGKATNTTKATVSLQQVLIVETQTVTISSGLTDAKTLAEEQFPGGYTVRTLALIPIDKTDLTTPSENEAWKDTMNLWAKSDNGTLGFGGKFYDALAM